CAGCCACGGGTAGAGAGAGCGGATCGACGCCAGCAGGTCGGGCGCGCCATCGCGATCCTGGATATCGGCGGCGTGAACCTGCACCCCAACCAGGCAGCCCTCGGTATCGGTGACGATATGGCGCTTGCGGCCTTTGATCTTCTTAGCGGCATCGAAGCCTCGCGGCCCGCCACACTCGGTGGTCTTCACAGACTGGCTGTCGATCACCCCCGCCGTGGGGCTGGCCTCGCGCCCGACCCTCTCGCGCAGGGCCATGACCAGCAGGTGGTTGATCTGCGCCAGCAAGCCCCTGTGCGACCAGGCGTAGAAGTAGCCCTGCACCGTCGAGTAGGGCGGAAACTCCTTGGGGATCGCGCGCCATTGGCAGCCGGTCGAAGCCATGTACAGGATCGCCTCCACCACCGAGCGCAGATCCGTCGTTCTTGGCCGCCCCCGTTTGGAAGCCATCGGCATCAAGGGCGCGATCAACGCCCATTCCGCATCCGTCAGGTCGCTTGCGTATCGCAAGGCCTCGCGCCGATAGTGGGGTCGGGTGGTTTCAGTCCAGGCCATCGTGATCTCCTTGGAGCTTCGCAACCCCAACGGAACCACAACCATTAGCAGCACGGATCCGTTCTATGTCGGTGGGGCCACTCAGACCACGGCCTGGTGCTATGACGCGCTGAATCGAAAGATCGAGCGCGATCACCCGGACGGCAACGACCTCACGGAAACCTACCGGATCTCGAACCTGACGGGCGCCTTCGAGAAATGGATCGTCACCGACGAGCTGGGGCGCCTCATCTCCACCCATCTCGACGCCTATGGCCGCGTCGTGCGCGAGAGCCGCACGCTGGGCGCCGCCACCATCTCGACCTCCTACCAGTACGACCTGCTGGGCCGCATGACCGGCGTTACCGACAATGCGGGCAATCACTGGACCTACAGCTACGATTCCCTGGGCCGCAAGACGGCGACCTCTGACCCCGATCTCGGCAGTTGGGCCTATCAGTACGACAATGCCGGCCGGCTGACACAGTCGACCGATGCCAAGGGCCAGGTCACCAAGTTCACCTATGACGCGCTGGGGCGGGTGTTGACCAAGACCTCGCTCTTCGGCACGCCCCAGGCGGCGACCACCACCAACACCTATGACGAGGCCCGCGCCACCTTCTTCAACGTGGGCCAGATCACCACGGCCGCCAACGCGGCGGCGACCCTCCGCTACAATTACGACCAGGCCGGCCATCTGAAGAGCCAAGACTATGTCATCGCCAGCTCGACCTACACGATCGCCAACGGCTTCGACGCCGGCGACCGGCTGCTCTGGCGGCAATATCCGGACGGCGACAGCGTCGGTTCGGCGGTCAATCCCTTCGTCTATGATTCCGCCGGCCGCCTCAAATCCATCCCCGGGGTCGTCACCGACACGGCCTACAACGCGCTGGGCCAGGTCACGACGCTGACCCGTGCCAACGGGGTGACGACGACCTACGGCTACCAGGCCTCCCGCAAATGGCTCACCGATATCGACACGCTTTCCGGCGCCACCGTGCTGCAGGACCTCAATTACGGCCATGACGCGGCCGGCCGCATCACCGGCACCACCTCGAGTATCACGGGCGAGAGCTGGACCTACGGCTATGACGACATGGACCGGCTGCTGAGCGCCGACAATGTCGACAACAACGCCCTCGATCAGACCTTTACCTACGATACCGTCGGCAATCTCTCCACGAATTCCCTGATCGGGACTTATACCTATCCGGCAACTGGGTCTCCCCGGCCGCATGCCGTGACCGCGACGCCGCTGGGCTCCTACGGCTACGACGCCAATGGCAGCATGACCACGGCCCCGGGCGACACGCTCGCCTATGACGGCGAGAACCGCCTCGTCTCGGTCAACAGCGTCCAGTTCGTCTATGGCCCCGACGGGGCGCGGCTGAAGAAGATCGTCGGCGCCACCACGACGATCTATCTAGGCGCCGATATCGAGATCGTCGGTGCAACCATGACGAAGTATCTGCCCGGCGACGCGAGGCGC
The nucleotide sequence above comes from Hypericibacter terrae. Encoded proteins:
- a CDS encoding IS5 family transposase — protein: MAWTETTRPHYRREALRYASDLTDAEWALIAPLMPMASKRGRPRTTDLRSVVEAILYMASTGCQWRAIPKEFPPYSTVQGYFYAWSHRGLLAQINHLLVMALRERVGREASPTAGVIDSQSVKTTECGGPRGFDAAKKIKGRKRHIVTDTEGCLVGVQVHAADIQDRDGAPDLLASIRSLYPWLRHVFADGAYGGDKLRDAMVALGQWTFEIIKRSDAAKGFELLPRRWVVERTFAWLGRCRRLAKDFEATIDSAVAWILVSHIRRLTRRLARP
- a CDS encoding RHS repeat-associated core domain-containing protein, which encodes MELRNPNGTTTISSTDPFYVGGATQTTAWCYDALNRKIERDHPDGNDLTETYRISNLTGAFEKWIVTDELGRLISTHLDAYGRVVRESRTLGAATISTSYQYDLLGRMTGVTDNAGNHWTYSYDSLGRKTATSDPDLGSWAYQYDNAGRLTQSTDAKGQVTKFTYDALGRVLTKTSLFGTPQAATTTNTYDEARATFFNVGQITTAANAAATLRYNYDQAGHLKSQDYVIASSTYTIANGFDAGDRLLWRQYPDGDSVGSAVNPFVYDSAGRLKSIPGVVTDTAYNALGQVTTLTRANGVTTTYGYQASRKWLTDIDTLSGATVLQDLNYGHDAAGRITGTTSSITGESWTYGYDDMDRLLSADNVDNNALDQTFTYDTVGNLSTNSLIGTYTYPATGSPRPHAVTATPLGSYGYDANGSMTTAPGDTLAYDGENRLVSVNSVQFVYGPDGARLKKIVGATTTIYLGADIEIVGATMTKYLPGDARRVGLGTTTWVSRDNLSSFRVESDNTGTVAWRANYRPYGERLITVAGVTESKGFIGERHDDETGLLYLNARYYDPVLARFIQADPSDPNQPGVGPNRYSYADGNPVGAIDPSGLIAVPMQASNVVNFPGGIWTTVGTNIITPSFDEFMSWTTPSEPLGWQILSSMPTPMEALFGLTGREVGFQGFRTSLHYDVLPLVAVSMELSSFFLGGPEGEVGNFAGGALFAAERATGAFRPGILLDGGLGIFAERQLSVTQKGLDLVRNHLAQFGDVPANSAMLQRLESAMAAGQQISGADAIFYTHEAAEATKMAQGLSYGAAHAASLEKYGVSPYSVYHPDVISSMPEYFNSNWCRFWGIE